A genome region from Streptomyces pratensis includes the following:
- a CDS encoding thioesterase II family protein, translated as MTASSLSLPNASHSPWIRRWSDGTAPRLRLICLPHAGGSASFYRPWAALLPPEVELLAIQYPGREDRYEDPAIVSMDELVTALADVLSALLDRPYALFGHSMGSAVAWELAHELNGRGAPAPRRLFVSGRAAPGTAVVGDVHRQDDDVLCAELRRLGGTSSEVLDDQGLRALVLGTVRDDYRLIETYRPSVRPRLDCPVHVLTGSEDPELGQERISERAGGWADLTTARTEVRTFPGDHFYLTPRRREVVATVLRRMDPSLTAGGHMWPSTP; from the coding sequence GTGACCGCCTCCTCCCTCTCACTCCCGAACGCCTCCCACAGCCCGTGGATCAGGCGCTGGAGCGACGGGACCGCCCCCCGCCTCCGGCTGATCTGCCTTCCGCACGCGGGCGGCAGCGCGAGCTTCTACCGCCCCTGGGCGGCACTGCTGCCCCCTGAGGTCGAACTGCTCGCCATCCAGTACCCCGGCCGCGAGGACCGCTACGAAGACCCCGCCATCGTGAGCATGGATGAGCTGGTCACCGCCCTCGCGGACGTCCTGTCGGCCCTGCTCGACCGGCCGTACGCCCTCTTCGGGCACAGCATGGGATCGGCCGTCGCCTGGGAACTGGCCCACGAGCTGAACGGCCGCGGGGCACCGGCCCCGCGCCGCCTGTTCGTCTCCGGTCGCGCCGCCCCCGGCACCGCCGTTGTCGGTGACGTACACCGCCAGGACGACGACGTGCTCTGCGCCGAACTGCGACGGCTGGGCGGCACCAGCAGCGAGGTGCTCGATGATCAGGGCCTCCGTGCCCTGGTCCTCGGCACCGTACGCGACGACTACCGGCTCATCGAGACCTACCGTCCCTCCGTCCGCCCGCGACTGGACTGCCCGGTCCACGTACTGACCGGCAGCGAGGACCCGGAACTAGGCCAGGAGCGCATCAGCGAGCGGGCCGGAGGCTGGGCGGATCTCACGACCGCCCGTACCGAGGTACGCACCTTCCCCGGCGACCACTTCTACCTCACCCCCCGGCGCCGGGAGGTCGTCGCCACCGTCCTGCGGCGGATGGACCCCTCGCTGACCGCGGGCGGACACATGTGGCCGAGCACGCCGTGA
- a CDS encoding saccharopine dehydrogenase NADP-binding domain-containing protein gives MTKRPLIGVLGASGAVGRAAVRELRALGHGGLRLGGRTPSALRAIAEQDPHGRDETVRADAETPGGLSAFADGCDVVLNCVGPTYRLRATVASAALAAGAHCVDVAGDDPAAEDLLKDGDPGQDGRSVVLSAGALPGLSSLLPRWLARQGLDRSTGLTAHCGGLETCSPTVAQDLMLSLTSGGADGAAYGEPLAAVRGGRRVTRALRTAEDTERAGFPGRVAVQPYLSGESERLANDLGLDRLDWYNVHPGAQVRSLLSLLPGHLAEGADPDELARRLILAADLDLAGRKPYYVMDFELAGAASGRPATAGLTLRAASSYRLTAAVGALAVDAVLDAVVPPGVHFACDVLDPDAVVRHLRTGGAGELRLTGTAAPADTEPDEEGVL, from the coding sequence ATGACGAAAAGACCTCTCATCGGTGTCCTGGGCGCTTCCGGAGCCGTGGGCCGGGCCGCCGTGCGCGAGCTGCGGGCACTCGGCCACGGGGGACTGCGGTTGGGCGGGCGCACCCCGTCGGCGCTCCGTGCGATCGCTGAACAGGACCCACATGGCCGTGACGAGACCGTCAGAGCGGACGCCGAGACCCCGGGCGGCCTGAGCGCCTTCGCCGACGGATGCGACGTCGTCCTCAACTGCGTCGGCCCCACCTACCGGCTCCGGGCCACCGTCGCCTCGGCCGCTCTCGCCGCCGGAGCACACTGCGTGGACGTCGCCGGGGACGACCCGGCCGCCGAGGACCTGCTCAAGGACGGCGACCCCGGCCAGGACGGCCGGTCCGTGGTCCTGTCGGCGGGGGCGCTGCCCGGCCTGTCCAGCCTGCTGCCGCGCTGGCTGGCCCGGCAGGGCCTCGACCGGTCCACCGGTCTGACGGCGCACTGCGGCGGCCTGGAGACCTGCTCACCCACGGTGGCGCAGGACCTCATGCTCTCGCTCACCTCCGGGGGCGCGGACGGCGCCGCCTACGGCGAGCCGCTCGCGGCCGTCCGGGGCGGCCGTCGCGTCACACGCGCGTTGCGTACCGCCGAGGACACCGAACGGGCAGGATTCCCCGGCAGGGTCGCTGTGCAGCCCTACCTGAGTGGAGAGAGCGAACGCCTCGCGAACGACCTGGGGCTCGACCGGCTCGACTGGTACAACGTCCACCCGGGTGCCCAGGTGCGCTCCCTGCTCAGCCTCCTGCCGGGCCACCTTGCCGAGGGCGCCGACCCGGACGAGCTGGCACGCCGCCTGATCCTCGCCGCCGATCTCGACCTGGCCGGGCGCAAGCCCTACTACGTCATGGACTTCGAACTGGCCGGGGCCGCGTCAGGACGGCCCGCGACGGCCGGACTGACGCTGCGCGCCGCGAGCAGCTACCGGCTGACGGCCGCCGTCGGCGCGCTGGCGGTCGACGCGGTCCTGGACGCCGTGGTGCCCCCCGGTGTCCACTTCGCGTGCGACGTGCTCGACCCCGACGCCGTGGTCCGCCACCTGCGTACGGGCGGTGCCGGCGAGCTGCGGCTCACCGGCACCGCCGCACCGGCGGACACCGAGCCGGACGAGGAGGGGGTCCTGTGA
- a CDS encoding Gfo/Idh/MocA family oxidoreductase, protein MTAAAPFRVLVCGTNFGRFYAEAVRRRPGYVLAGILSRGSAASRAYAESTGVPFFTDVDQLPDDIDAACVAVSSSISGGEGTELARALMDRGIHVLQEHPVHLTELTDCLKHARRRGVQYRVNTHYPHVGPVRSFIEAARRLTTLQKPLFVDAATPVHLLHPMVDILGQALGTLRPWRFADPAALPADIGPQPFRTLQGVIGGVPVTLRVHHQLDPSDRDNHALHWHRLSIGTEGGVLALADTHGPVLWSPRLHITRDEDRRFRLDGPGTGSLGLGTTAVVGTTGTFQNVFTDLWPQAIGSALDGLRDAAVRGGDALRAGQYDLAVCRIWSDLAARLGPPEIVRPGTPRPLSAGDVFPDPEPAAFTTRRAAPPEHSEETAPYTPSAEFFDLVAAQHTATASASAVAALFADAELGDGPVLDIGAGTGLLTEAVARARPDVEILACEPAVGMRAVLTSRVFSDPDLRSRVTVTADAAPDCELPDRIGAVLLCGVLGHLGTAERRRLWERLRQRLAPGGFVVVELMGFDAPLTLPETRLATARAGQHRYEWSFSGAPDETDTAAMRLHTTWRVHRGDEPGVVREVHDSYRWHPFGLSDVAAESGMTVRALPTRPGAPPLAVLTHEPGPVPAARRPLSSPSAPTEDYR, encoded by the coding sequence GTGACCGCCGCAGCACCCTTCCGTGTCCTCGTCTGCGGCACCAACTTCGGCCGCTTCTACGCCGAAGCCGTTCGCAGGCGGCCCGGATACGTCCTGGCCGGCATCCTCAGCCGGGGCTCCGCCGCCTCAAGGGCGTACGCGGAAAGCACCGGCGTGCCCTTCTTCACGGACGTCGATCAGCTCCCGGACGACATCGACGCCGCATGCGTGGCGGTCAGCTCCTCGATCTCTGGCGGAGAGGGAACGGAGCTGGCCAGGGCACTGATGGACCGCGGCATCCACGTACTCCAGGAACACCCTGTGCACCTCACGGAACTGACGGACTGCCTCAAACACGCACGGCGTCGTGGAGTGCAGTACCGCGTCAACACCCACTATCCGCACGTGGGCCCCGTCCGATCCTTCATCGAAGCGGCCCGCAGGCTCACTACCCTGCAGAAGCCGCTGTTCGTGGACGCGGCCACGCCCGTCCACCTGCTGCACCCGATGGTGGACATTCTCGGTCAGGCGCTGGGAACCCTGCGCCCCTGGCGCTTCGCCGACCCGGCCGCGCTGCCCGCGGACATCGGTCCGCAGCCGTTCCGCACCCTGCAGGGCGTGATCGGCGGCGTACCGGTCACCTTGCGGGTGCACCACCAGCTCGATCCGTCCGACCGGGACAACCACGCACTGCACTGGCACCGGCTCTCCATCGGTACCGAGGGCGGCGTCCTCGCACTGGCCGACACCCACGGACCAGTCCTGTGGAGTCCACGGCTGCACATCACCAGGGACGAGGACCGCCGGTTTCGCCTCGACGGCCCGGGCACGGGAAGCCTCGGTCTCGGCACCACCGCAGTCGTCGGCACCACGGGCACCTTCCAGAACGTGTTCACCGACCTGTGGCCGCAGGCGATCGGCAGCGCCCTCGACGGCCTGCGTGACGCGGCGGTGCGTGGTGGAGACGCCCTTCGAGCCGGGCAGTACGACCTCGCGGTGTGCCGCATCTGGTCCGACCTTGCAGCCCGGCTGGGGCCGCCCGAGATCGTCAGGCCCGGGACTCCGCGCCCCCTTTCGGCCGGCGACGTGTTCCCGGACCCTGAGCCGGCCGCGTTCACCACTCGACGGGCCGCTCCACCCGAGCACTCCGAGGAAACGGCTCCCTACACCCCCTCGGCGGAGTTCTTCGACCTCGTCGCGGCACAGCACACCGCGACCGCGAGTGCCTCCGCCGTCGCCGCCCTGTTCGCCGACGCCGAACTCGGTGACGGCCCTGTGCTCGACATCGGCGCGGGAACCGGACTCCTGACCGAAGCCGTCGCTCGCGCCAGGCCCGACGTGGAGATCCTCGCCTGCGAACCGGCCGTCGGCATGCGCGCCGTACTGACCAGTCGGGTCTTCAGCGATCCGGACCTGCGCTCCCGGGTCACCGTCACGGCCGACGCCGCTCCTGACTGCGAACTCCCCGACCGCATCGGCGCCGTCCTCCTCTGCGGAGTCCTTGGCCACCTCGGCACCGCAGAGCGCCGCAGGCTCTGGGAGAGGCTGAGACAACGACTGGCCCCCGGTGGATTCGTCGTCGTGGAACTCATGGGATTCGACGCGCCGCTGACTCTGCCCGAGACGAGGCTCGCCACTGCTCGTGCCGGACAGCACCGCTACGAATGGTCGTTCTCCGGGGCGCCGGACGAGACGGACACGGCCGCGATGCGCCTGCACACCACCTGGCGCGTCCACCGCGGCGACGAACCCGGTGTGGTGCGCGAGGTGCACGACTCGTACCGCTGGCACCCCTTCGGTCTCAGCGACGTCGCCGCCGAGTCCGGCATGACCGTACGCGCCCTGCCCACCCGGCCCGGTGCGCCGCCCCTGGCCGTACTCACCCACGAGCCGGGCCCGGTACCCGCTGCCCGCCGCCCCCTCTCGTCTCCGTCAGCACCTACCGAGGACTACCGATGA
- a CDS encoding cytochrome P450, giving the protein MNASTPPGSGTPGVSGPSEAGLPRDFPIQRGCPFAAPAEYDTLRTDDPVARVTLPTRREAWVVSRYDDVRALLSDPRASADIRRPNFPALGEGEQEAGAKFRPFIRTDAPEHTRYRRMLLPEFTVRRVRAMRPAVQARVDELVDDMLAAEQPVDFVSAYANAVSTSVICELLGIPRENLEFFRDVTRISGSRHSTAEQVSEALGGLFGLIGGLVAERQKEPGDDLLSKLVTDHLNTGNVTLNELLSAVGITINAGRETSTNMIALSTLLLLDRPDLKEELLAEPALMPRAVDELLRVMSIADSIPLRVAAEDIELSGRVIPADDGVIGLLAGANHDPERFEHPEQVDFHRPENHHIAFGYGVHQCIGQHLARLELEIALETLLRRVPTLRLAGDREEVTFKHDSATFGLEELMVTW; this is encoded by the coding sequence ATGAACGCTTCCACCCCTCCCGGCTCCGGCACCCCCGGCGTGAGCGGACCGTCCGAAGCCGGCCTGCCCCGCGACTTCCCGATCCAGCGGGGTTGTCCCTTTGCCGCGCCCGCGGAGTACGACACCCTGCGCACCGATGATCCGGTGGCGCGCGTGACGCTCCCCACCAGGCGCGAGGCATGGGTGGTGTCCCGCTACGACGACGTGCGCGCCCTGCTCTCCGATCCACGCGCCAGCGCGGACATCCGCCGCCCCAACTTCCCGGCGCTCGGCGAGGGGGAGCAGGAGGCCGGGGCGAAATTCCGCCCCTTCATCCGCACGGACGCCCCTGAGCACACCCGCTACCGCCGCATGCTCCTTCCGGAGTTCACCGTCCGGCGCGTACGCGCCATGCGGCCCGCCGTACAGGCCCGCGTGGACGAACTCGTGGACGACATGCTCGCCGCCGAGCAGCCGGTCGACTTCGTCTCCGCGTACGCCAACGCCGTCTCCACATCGGTGATCTGCGAACTGCTCGGCATCCCCCGGGAGAACCTCGAGTTCTTCCGGGACGTCACCCGGATCTCCGGCTCCCGCCACAGCACCGCTGAACAGGTCTCCGAAGCCCTCGGCGGTCTCTTCGGCCTCATAGGCGGCCTGGTGGCCGAACGCCAGAAGGAACCCGGCGACGACCTGCTGTCCAAGCTCGTCACCGATCACCTGAACACCGGAAACGTCACCCTGAACGAACTGCTCTCCGCCGTCGGCATCACCATCAACGCCGGCCGTGAGACCAGCACCAACATGATCGCCCTCAGCACGCTGCTGCTCCTTGACCGGCCTGACCTGAAGGAGGAACTGCTGGCCGAGCCCGCGCTCATGCCCCGCGCCGTCGACGAACTCCTGCGCGTCATGTCCATCGCCGATTCCATCCCGCTGCGGGTGGCGGCCGAGGACATCGAGCTCTCCGGCCGGGTGATACCCGCCGACGACGGCGTCATCGGACTCCTCGCCGGGGCCAACCACGACCCCGAGCGGTTCGAACACCCGGAACAGGTCGACTTCCACCGGCCGGAGAACCACCACATCGCGTTCGGCTACGGCGTCCACCAGTGCATCGGGCAACATCTGGCCCGGCTGGAGCTGGAGATCGCCCTGGAAACACTCCTGCGCAGGGTTCCGACCCTGCGTCTCGCGGGTGACCGCGAGGAGGTCACGTTCAAGCACGACTCGGCCACCTTCGGACTCGAAGAACTGATGGTGACCTGGTGA
- a CDS encoding non-ribosomal peptide synthetase, with the protein MNPAELLARCADEGVHLWAQDGQLRFRAPQGRLTDEIRTELRTHKAAILHHLQADDTVLRSDEAGRHDPFPLTDIQAAYLIGRTDAYAYGGIGCHAYVELEYAELDVERVATVWGELVQRHDMLRAVIHSDGYQRVLPDVPAPDVTVDDLVAIADVSEADAAVARTRARMSVRQKPTDRWPLFDVHVSLTGTRAVLHLSFDMLTVDHASLRILLAEFQTRYSGSALSEAPRFSFRDYVLARRALAEGAEYTRDRAYWTDRLDTLPPAPELPLSETWEPKVEGATVTGREAATGDAASFARLEYLLPSSARERFTERAARRGLTVSAALLTAYAETVGRWSRTTRFTLNVPTVDRPPLHEDIGRLVGDFTSLELLAVDLDAPVSFAERTQTLGGQLLEDLSHPLFTGSEVLAELSRRAGAPVLMPVVFTSALSSGATSGGVPPEVTYAVTQTPQVWLDCQVMRRGDALSLSWDIREGALSGSVAEDMFAAYTGLVRLLSGEGAVGEAAWDEPAHVELPVAQTARRSEVNATEGPLPDTLLHAPVLTQAKATPDAIAVRTPELALSYRQLVHRASALAGTLEESGLRPGEPVAIWMDKGWEQAVAVLGVLIAGGAYLPVDTAQPPARRDTILADAAVRTVLTQSWLAETDDLPPNVSASAVDLLPEDLPATTLHATRHPDELAYVIYTSGSTGTPKGVMISHRAALNTVEDINRRYAVNDQDRVLGIAGLSFDLSVYDLFGPLSVGATLVLPQAERRGDPSHWAELVQDFGVTVWNSVPGQLHMLCDWLRAEPVADDDNTLRLALISGDWVPVALPDEARAVLPGLEVISLGGATEGSIWSIAHPVGEVDTARPSIPYGKPLTNQSFAVLDQQLRQRPEWVPGELYIGGAGVAMGYIGDEARTAERFLVHPVSGERIYRTGDLGRYLPDGSIEFLGREDAQVKIRGYRVELAEVEAAVQAHPAVAAGAVVVDDSGSGGRRLAAFVETARREGDEPARQATEGVHKAAAEAVRAASEAVDPAQLTAFLDALDDVALAEMTRVLLAAGLFGDGAAHSADEVATALRSTPRHRHIVRRWLRALAGRGQLTHRDADDTYRGLAAIPGAELERRWRRAAELEREVGWSTELLTVMRTCADRLPELIAGDTGIRELLFPGAALEAADAAYRDNLAIRHLNRAVVAALAEIAAAHTGEDRLRVLEVGGGVGGTTGELVPVLAEYGVDYLFTDASAFFLNEARERFADHAWVRYQRFDVDEDPREQGLVPNTFDVVVCANTLHAAADADAAVGRLRELLVPGGQLVFVENTRDENCPLLVSMEFLEVAGHTWTDVRAHTGQSFLTHSQWRELLDRHEATDVVSLPEPEDPLAATGQEVFIATVKGDRHHVPVGELSRSAATRLPEYMLPTVWQVVDTLPRTANGKTDRSLLRTWLPRETTRPVVDERPMDDLETSLAGLWAELLSVERVTRNDDFFALGGDSLLVARMVAQLRDRVPQAAELEWEVVLRQMLRRPTVAGLAGFLRGLTSEEEALGNGTAIRTDPVIQLHGARSADEPTTVLVHAGTATIMPYRALITEIRRRSPGLAEVVGVEVPDLNGFLASPPEGLIEQLAADYARALTAGGRRRFHVVGYCLGGLIATEVARNLAESGAEVESLTVISSHSPRFRLDDELLSEYSFAVMMGIDPAALGFPGDQYRVAAAADAVLAGSPGVLPDGGLAALPAEFADVADRFRALAEVPRPTRIARMCEAVPASAGTYEPEHMTRLFLAFRQSVFAITRYDAEPYAGDITFLRHDGAYPFPGSKDAVTTYWHELALGELDIVDIGGDHYSCLSVEHAPTILKTLSELTQGAITR; encoded by the coding sequence GTGAACCCCGCTGAACTTCTGGCCCGCTGCGCCGACGAGGGCGTGCACCTGTGGGCTCAGGACGGACAACTCCGCTTCCGCGCACCGCAGGGCCGGCTCACGGACGAAATCCGGACCGAACTGCGCACGCACAAGGCAGCGATCCTGCACCACCTACAAGCTGACGACACCGTCCTGCGGAGCGACGAAGCCGGGCGCCACGACCCCTTTCCGCTGACGGACATCCAGGCGGCCTACCTCATCGGCCGCACCGATGCCTACGCCTACGGCGGCATCGGCTGCCATGCCTACGTCGAACTGGAGTACGCCGAGCTCGACGTGGAGCGCGTCGCCACCGTGTGGGGCGAGCTGGTCCAGCGACACGACATGCTGCGCGCCGTCATCCACAGCGACGGCTACCAACGGGTGCTGCCCGACGTCCCCGCACCGGACGTGACCGTCGATGACCTGGTTGCCATCGCCGACGTGAGCGAGGCCGACGCGGCCGTCGCGCGCACCCGGGCGCGGATGTCCGTACGGCAGAAGCCCACCGACCGCTGGCCGCTGTTCGACGTGCACGTGAGCCTGACCGGCACGCGTGCCGTGCTTCACCTGTCCTTCGACATGCTCACCGTCGACCACGCCAGCCTGCGGATCCTCCTCGCCGAGTTCCAGACCCGTTACAGCGGCTCCGCACTGTCCGAGGCACCCCGGTTCTCCTTCCGCGACTACGTCCTGGCCCGGCGTGCCCTCGCCGAAGGCGCCGAGTACACCCGGGACCGGGCGTACTGGACGGACCGGCTCGACACGCTTCCGCCCGCTCCCGAACTTCCTCTCTCGGAAACCTGGGAGCCGAAGGTGGAGGGCGCCACGGTCACCGGCCGCGAAGCCGCGACCGGTGACGCCGCGAGCTTCGCCAGGCTCGAGTACCTGCTCCCGTCCTCCGCCAGGGAACGCTTCACCGAACGGGCGGCACGACGAGGACTGACTGTGTCCGCCGCACTGCTCACCGCTTACGCCGAGACCGTCGGCCGCTGGTCACGCACCACCCGGTTCACCCTCAACGTGCCGACGGTGGACCGCCCCCCGCTGCACGAGGACATAGGCCGGCTCGTCGGTGACTTCACCTCCCTCGAACTGCTGGCCGTCGACCTCGACGCCCCGGTGTCCTTCGCCGAACGGACCCAGACCCTCGGCGGCCAGCTTCTCGAAGACCTGAGCCACCCCCTGTTCACCGGATCCGAGGTGCTGGCCGAGCTTTCCCGCAGAGCCGGAGCACCGGTCCTCATGCCGGTCGTCTTCACCAGTGCCCTCAGCTCCGGTGCCACATCGGGCGGGGTGCCCCCGGAGGTGACGTATGCCGTCACCCAGACGCCGCAGGTGTGGCTCGACTGCCAGGTCATGCGGCGAGGTGACGCGCTGAGCCTGTCGTGGGACATTCGGGAGGGGGCACTCAGCGGCTCGGTCGCCGAGGACATGTTCGCCGCCTACACCGGCCTCGTACGCCTTCTGTCGGGCGAAGGCGCCGTCGGTGAGGCGGCCTGGGACGAGCCGGCCCACGTCGAACTCCCGGTGGCTCAGACCGCCCGCAGGTCCGAGGTGAACGCGACCGAAGGGCCGCTGCCGGACACCCTGCTCCACGCACCCGTGCTCACCCAGGCGAAGGCCACACCGGACGCGATCGCGGTCCGGACACCCGAGCTGGCCCTGTCGTACCGGCAGCTCGTCCACCGCGCGAGCGCCTTGGCCGGCACTCTGGAGGAGTCCGGGCTGCGGCCGGGTGAGCCGGTGGCCATCTGGATGGACAAGGGGTGGGAACAGGCGGTCGCAGTGCTCGGGGTCCTCATCGCGGGCGGCGCGTACCTCCCTGTCGACACGGCACAGCCGCCGGCCCGCCGGGACACGATCCTGGCGGACGCCGCTGTCCGCACGGTCCTGACGCAGTCCTGGCTCGCCGAGACCGACGACCTCCCCCCGAACGTGTCCGCCTCGGCCGTCGACCTGCTGCCGGAGGACCTCCCGGCCACGACGCTCCACGCAACCCGCCACCCCGACGAACTCGCCTACGTCATCTACACGTCGGGCTCAACCGGCACGCCCAAGGGCGTGATGATCAGCCACCGCGCCGCCCTCAACACCGTCGAGGACATCAACCGCCGGTACGCCGTCAACGACCAGGACCGCGTCCTCGGCATCGCGGGGCTGAGCTTCGACCTCTCCGTGTACGACCTGTTCGGCCCCCTGTCGGTGGGCGCGACACTCGTCCTGCCGCAGGCCGAGCGGCGCGGCGACCCCTCGCACTGGGCCGAACTCGTCCAGGACTTCGGCGTCACCGTCTGGAACTCCGTGCCCGGACAGCTGCACATGCTGTGCGACTGGCTCCGCGCGGAGCCGGTCGCCGACGACGACAACACCCTGAGGCTGGCCCTCATCTCCGGCGACTGGGTCCCGGTCGCCCTGCCCGACGAGGCCCGTGCCGTTCTGCCGGGCCTGGAAGTCATCTCCCTCGGCGGCGCGACCGAAGGTTCCATCTGGTCCATCGCGCACCCCGTCGGCGAGGTGGACACCGCACGCCCGAGCATCCCCTACGGCAAGCCCCTGACCAACCAGAGCTTCGCCGTGCTCGACCAGCAGCTGCGCCAACGGCCCGAATGGGTCCCGGGCGAGCTGTACATCGGCGGAGCCGGCGTCGCCATGGGCTACATCGGTGACGAAGCACGCACCGCGGAGCGGTTCCTCGTGCACCCCGTCAGCGGTGAACGGATCTACCGCACAGGCGACCTCGGACGCTACCTCCCCGACGGATCCATCGAGTTCCTCGGCCGCGAGGACGCCCAGGTGAAGATCCGCGGCTACCGGGTCGAACTCGCCGAGGTCGAAGCAGCCGTCCAGGCACACCCGGCCGTGGCCGCCGGCGCGGTCGTCGTCGACGACTCCGGCTCCGGAGGCCGACGTCTCGCCGCTTTCGTCGAGACGGCCCGCCGCGAAGGCGACGAGCCGGCGAGGCAGGCCACCGAAGGTGTCCACAAGGCGGCGGCCGAAGCCGTACGCGCAGCGTCCGAAGCCGTCGACCCCGCGCAGTTGACGGCCTTCCTCGACGCTCTCGACGACGTCGCGCTCGCAGAGATGACGCGCGTGCTCCTGGCGGCCGGGCTCTTCGGGGACGGCGCCGCACACTCGGCGGACGAGGTGGCCACCGCCCTGCGCTCGACCCCCCGCCACCGTCACATCGTGCGGCGATGGCTGCGCGCCCTGGCCGGCCGGGGGCAGCTGACGCACCGCGACGCCGATGACACCTATAGGGGCCTCGCTGCCATCCCCGGGGCCGAGCTGGAACGGAGATGGCGGCGCGCCGCCGAACTGGAACGCGAGGTCGGGTGGAGCACCGAACTGCTCACCGTCATGCGCACCTGCGCCGACCGGCTGCCGGAGCTGATCGCCGGAGACACAGGAATCAGGGAGCTCCTTTTCCCCGGCGCGGCGCTGGAGGCGGCGGACGCCGCCTACCGCGACAACCTCGCCATCCGCCACCTCAACCGTGCCGTCGTCGCCGCACTGGCCGAGATCGCCGCCGCACACACCGGCGAGGACCGGCTGCGGGTGCTGGAAGTGGGCGGAGGCGTCGGCGGCACCACGGGCGAACTGGTGCCCGTACTCGCCGAGTACGGGGTGGATTACCTCTTCACGGACGCGTCGGCCTTCTTCCTCAACGAGGCACGCGAACGCTTCGCGGACCACGCCTGGGTGCGGTACCAGCGATTCGACGTGGACGAGGACCCGCGCGAGCAGGGCCTCGTACCCAACACCTTCGACGTCGTGGTGTGCGCCAACACCCTGCATGCCGCCGCCGACGCCGATGCGGCAGTGGGCCGGCTGCGAGAACTGCTGGTTCCCGGCGGACAGCTCGTGTTCGTCGAGAACACCCGTGACGAGAACTGCCCTCTGCTGGTCTCCATGGAGTTCCTCGAGGTCGCCGGACACACCTGGACCGACGTACGCGCACACACCGGCCAGTCCTTCCTCACCCACTCGCAGTGGCGGGAGCTCCTCGACCGGCACGAGGCGACGGACGTGGTGTCACTGCCGGAGCCGGAGGACCCGCTGGCCGCCACCGGGCAGGAGGTGTTCATCGCCACGGTGAAGGGAGACCGGCACCACGTACCTGTGGGCGAGCTGTCGCGCAGCGCCGCCACCCGGCTGCCCGAGTACATGCTTCCCACCGTCTGGCAGGTGGTCGACACCCTGCCCCGCACCGCCAACGGCAAGACCGACCGGTCACTGCTGCGGACCTGGCTGCCCCGGGAGACCACCCGGCCCGTGGTGGACGAGCGGCCGATGGACGACCTCGAGACCAGCCTGGCCGGGCTTTGGGCAGAGCTCCTGTCGGTCGAGCGCGTCACCAGGAACGACGACTTCTTCGCCCTGGGCGGGGACTCCCTGCTGGTCGCCCGCATGGTGGCCCAACTGCGCGACCGCGTACCGCAGGCCGCCGAACTCGAATGGGAAGTCGTCCTGCGGCAGATGCTCCGCCGCCCCACGGTGGCCGGACTCGCCGGCTTCCTGCGGGGACTGACCAGCGAGGAGGAAGCACTGGGCAACGGGACCGCGATACGGACCGATCCCGTCATCCAACTGCACGGTGCGCGGTCGGCCGATGAGCCGACAACGGTGCTCGTGCACGCCGGAACCGCCACGATCATGCCGTACCGGGCGCTGATCACCGAGATCAGGCGACGCTCCCCAGGACTCGCCGAGGTGGTCGGCGTGGAGGTCCCCGACCTGAACGGCTTCCTCGCCTCCCCGCCCGAGGGACTCATCGAGCAGCTCGCCGCCGACTACGCACGCGCCCTGACAGCGGGCGGCCGACGCCGCTTCCACGTCGTGGGTTACTGCCTGGGCGGACTGATCGCCACCGAAGTGGCCCGCAACCTGGCGGAGTCCGGGGCCGAGGTGGAGAGCCTCACCGTCATCAGCAGCCACAGCCCGCGCTTCCGTCTGGACGACGAGCTGCTCTCCGAGTACTCCTTCGCCGTCATGATGGGCATCGACCCCGCCGCGCTGGGTTTCCCCGGCGACCAGTACCGGGTGGCCGCGGCAGCCGACGCCGTCCTGGCCGGCAGCCCCGGGGTCCTGCCCGACGGCGGGCTCGCCGCGCTCCCTGCCGAGTTCGCCGACGTAGCGGACCGCTTCCGGGCCCTGGCCGAGGTGCCCCGCCCGACCCGCATAGCGCGGATGTGCGAGGCCGTCCCCGCATCCGCGGGGACCTACGAACCCGAGCACATGACACGGCTGTTCCTCGCCTTCCGGCAGAGCGTCTTCGCCATCACCCGCTACGACGCCGAGCCGTACGCGGGCGACATCACCTTCCTGCGTCACGACGGTGCGTATCCCTTCCCCGGAAGCAAGGACGCCGTCACCACGTACTGGCACGAACTGGCACTGGGCGAACTGGACATCGTCGACATCGGCGGTGACCACTACAGCTGCCTGTCCGTCGAACACGCCCCCACCATCCTCAAGACCCTCAGTGAGCTGACCCAGGGAGCGATCACCCGATGA